TTCGGGCACACGCCGTCGACCGGGTACACGATGTGGCTGATGTGGTCGGGGGTGTCCAGGTGCTTGCCGTCCCAGCAGCTCGGCGCCTGCATCCGGATGTTCAGCTGGCTGCCGGAGCGGCAGGTGGCGGGGAAGTCGACGTTGTCGTAGCTGTCGCCGCACTCCCAGCCCTTCTGGTAACCGGGGGCCTTGGCGAACTGCTCGGCGGTGGTCGTCGGGCTGCCCACCAGGTAGCGCAGGCCCACCGGGAACGGCCGTACGCTTGTGTAGTCGCGTACCCCGCTCTTGTAGTAGATGACCTGCGGGCCGGTCGGCTCGATGGCCCGGTCGCCGTCGAACACCGTGGGCATCCAGTAACCGGAGCGGTCACCGGGGACCCGGCACAGCGTCGAGCCGGCCAGCAGCGACTCGGTGGTGCTGTTCGCCTTCGTCGTGGTGTTGCCCATGAAGGTGTGGTTGTGCGAGGCGCCCGGCTTGTTGAAGAAGACGATCGGGTCGTCGTCCCGGCGGTGGCTGACCGAGCAGTTCGCCTGGAACTCGCGGTGCGCCTTGCGCGGCGGGGTCTTGGTGGAGGGGGTCACCCCGGTGACCGGGTTCTCGGCCAGCACGTAGTCGCCGGGCACGGGCTTCGGGTGGTTGCCCTGGTGGGAGCTGCTGCTCGGGCTGGCCGACCGGGTCGGCGACTTCTTCGCGGCGGACTGCGTCGGCTCGGGTCCGGCCGGGGCGGCGGGCGCCGAGGAGTGCTCGTGTGCCGGTTCGGTCACGGCTGCCGGCGCGTCCTGCGACGACGCGGCCTGCTGACTGCCGGTGAGCCGCAACGGGCCGACCGCGGTCCAGGAGGCCACTCCCACGGTCACGGCGAGAGCGGCCCCCACCAGGGCGTATCGCAGGCGTACGCGGCGC
Above is a window of Micromonospora yangpuensis DNA encoding:
- a CDS encoding DUF1996 domain-containing protein, with amino-acid sequence MGTRISPSSGPPRRVRLRYALVGAALAVTVGVASWTAVGPLRLTGSQQAASSQDAPAAVTEPAHEHSSAPAAPAGPEPTQSAAKKSPTRSASPSSSSHQGNHPKPVPGDYVLAENPVTGVTPSTKTPPRKAHREFQANCSVSHRRDDDPIVFFNKPGASHNHTFMGNTTTKANSTTESLLAGSTLCRVPGDRSGYWMPTVFDGDRAIEPTGPQVIYYKSGVRDYTSVRPFPVGLRYLVGSPTTTAEQFAKAPGYQKGWECGDSYDNVDFPATCRSGSQLNIRMQAPSCWDGKHLDTPDHISHIVYPVDGVCPKTHPVAVPMLEFKMAFPVSGDMSKVRLASGRGFTFHYDFYNAWDAPTLNALVTHCINAGRQCDARGYSQFEPEAGAALDEHYQVPGSRKVLDRGGWTATASGVSRGSEPAKMLDGDPRSRFTSGTPMVDGQSVTVDMRSARSVSGISLLSNGSDYARRYQVYLSNDGSNWGSPVASGPGAETIAADFAPRNARYIRVVQTGSASNWWSVAEFVAFTR